A stretch of Salarias fasciatus chromosome 23, fSalaFa1.1, whole genome shotgun sequence DNA encodes these proteins:
- the reps2 gene encoding ralBP1-associated Eps domain-containing protein 2, with the protein MDPESGAASAGSFIPLSEQEQRYYSGLHGLCQADTPGKLSSSKVAELFKASQLPPEALHKVTEVCGAKRLGYFGTPQFYVALKLLAAAQSGLPVRLESVTANLPLPRFVGLKNETELRYSSVPSGVDAQGVSASGSVSWTPADRCAFRHLEAGAEKKEPWSPPWSPCSSPPRSPLAYRTYSYTKQRNGLDSTTAYENKHSSRPTVQLEQHSSPSKYGTKSTVEHPAVARAPSVERLDQQGAADYTDDDPWRITEEQLEYYTNQFKTLQPDLEALILGTVAKNFFTKSKLPIPELSHIWELSDVDRDGALTFSEFCTAFHLIVARKNGYPLPESLPPTLRPGFTQLEEDIPDTPESTEPLIVFEDAQPRPSQMDRNIIERLQPGLATITPDLKEETSKQDFFVTASTDSGVAKAGPSKEKQAFQLGAFSERPEPPQDLDPQMRTKTRPRSYSSTSIEDAMKKAEEPPTPPPRPQKTHSRASSLDLNKFFQQGTAPGIKSGWLLPPPALPPRPSTSQVSHFISEKTPQNKVQQPNFADFSHFREEEESTVKPDEQGPHSRFGQSTEDLTNLSKQDVTGAAHGPAPQKPVRRKYHPESQNLETTPPSAAQFPVPAKASQKLLSRQKREIQMAIRKNKETNAVLTRLNSELQQQLKVVHQERVTLESQLELQRPLAST; encoded by the exons ATGGATCCGGAATCCGGTGCGGCGTCTGCGGGGAGTTTCATCCCGCTGAGCGAGCAGGAGCAGCGGTATTACTCAGGGCTGCACGGGCTGTGCCAGGCGGACACTCCGGGGAAACTGTCGTCCAGCAAAGTGGCGGAGCTGTTCAAGGCGTCTCAGCTGCCTCCCGAAGCCCTGCATAAA GTGACGGAGGTGTGCGGAGCGAAGCGACTGGGCTACTTTGGAACGCCTCAGTTCTACGTGGCGCTGAAGCTGCTCGCCGCCGCCCAGTCCGGCCTGCCCGTTCGCCTGGAGAGTGTGACGGCCA ATCTACCTCTTCCCAGATTTGTCGGGCTGAAGAATGAGACGGAGTTGCGATACTCGAGCGTCCCATCGGGCGTGGACGCTCAGGGTGTGTCTGCCTCGGGCTCCGTGTCCTGGACGCCAGCCGACAGGTGCGCCTTCAGACACCTGGAGGCCGGCGCAGAAAAGAAG GAGCCCTGGTCCCCGCCGTGGTCACCGTGCAGCTCACCGCCGCGCTCCCCGCTGGCCTACCGCACCTACTCCTACACCAAGCAGCGGAACGGCCTTGACTCAACCACCG CGTATGAAAACAAGCATTCTTCACGGCCAACCGTTCAGCTGGAGCAGCACTCCTCGCCCAGCAAATACGGGACCAAATCCACAGTGGAGCATCCAGCCGTGGCTCGG GCTCCGTCGGTGGAGAGGCTGGATCAGCAGGGCGCTGCAGACTACACTGACGATGACCCCTGGAGGATCACGGAGGAACAGCTAGAGTATTACACCAACCAATTCAAGACCCTGCAGCCTGACTTGGAGGCTCTAATCCTGG GGACTGTAGCAAAGAACTTTTTCACAAAATCCAAGCTCCCCATCCCAGAGCTTTCCCACATTTG ggaGTTGAGTGATGTggacagagatggagctctCACTTTCTCTGAGTTCTGCACTGCATTTCATCTGATTGTGGCTCGGAAGAATGGCTATCCTCTTCCGGAAAGCCTTCCTCCGACCCTGCGGCCGGGCTTCACGCAGCTCGAGGAGGACATACCCGACACTCCTGAA agtACAGAGCCTTTGATTGTCTTTGAGGATGCACAGCCCAGGCCCAGTCAGAtg GATAGAAACATCATCGAGCGGCTCCAGCCAGGCTTGGCCACAATAACACCGGATCTGAAAGAAGAAACCAGTAAGCAAg atttCTTTGTTACGGCGTCGACGGACTCTGGCGTGGCGAAGGCGGGGCCATCCAAAGAGAAGCAGGCCTTCCAGCTGGGTGCTTTTTCTGAGAGGCCAG AACCGCCCCAAGATCTGGACCCACAGATGCGGACCAAAACCAGGCCCAG GTCCTACTCCAGCACTTCCATTGAAGATGCGATGAAGAAAGCCGAGGAGCCGCCCACCCCTCCACCGCGACCGCAGAAAACCCACTCCAGGGCGTCCTCGCTGGACCTCAACAAGTTCTTCCAGCAGGGGACAGCACCGG GGATAAAGAGCGGATGGCTACTGCCACCTCCAGCCCTCCCACCTCGACCATCAACCTCTCAA GTTTCTCATTTTATCAGCGAGAAAACCCCCCAGAACAAAGTGCAGCAGCCAAACTTTGCAGACTTCAGTCACTTCCGAGAAGAG GAGGAGAGCACGGTGAAACCCGACGAGCAGGGGCCGCACTCCAGGTTTGGACAGAGCACTGAAGACTTGACGAATCTGTCCAAGCAG GACGTTACTGGCGCTGCTCATGGTCCGGCGCCACAGAAGCCAGTTCGTAGGAAATACCATCCAGAGAGCCAGAACCTGGAGACCACACCACCATCAGCCGCACAGTTCCCCGTCCCTGCCAAAGCCTCGCAGAA GCTGTTGTCCAGACAGAAGAGGGAGATCCAGATGGCGATCCGCAAGAACAAGGAAACCAACGCAGTGCTGACACGCCTCAATagtgagctccagcagcagctcaag GTGGTTCACCAGGAGAGGGTCACCTTGGAgtcccagctggagctgcagcggcCTCTGGCCTCAACATGA